In the genome of Vicia villosa cultivar HV-30 ecotype Madison, WI linkage group LG7, Vvil1.0, whole genome shotgun sequence, one region contains:
- the LOC131619238 gene encoding uncharacterized protein LOC131619238, which translates to MFCNHEFSGYDSIELYVLLQQPNESQVVDPIKVEQAEVDVNDEDEEDPELAFDDMVNDDYEDDVEGVIPPISTYTPPSHMSNVDMAGDEPSSDIFHNVCMQSDATLKEKDSFLSKDECMRAIKKFHMLNSVDFKVDRTNAERKAWLAKTKAIEQVYDNWEESYKELPRYLNALCTYAPDTVYEMETLPAYAPNGTLVSGNGIFRRLFWAFQPCIRGFAFCKPIIQIDGTWLYGKYKGTLLMAVAQDGNSNVFPIAFALVEGETGRGWSFFLKNLRTHVAPQAGLCLISDRHASIVSAYNNSANGWHDPPSTHVFCIRHIVQNFTREIKDRAPRKLVMNVGYALTQPSFKHYRREIRLLNPDAGTWIDNIPVEKWTRSYDNGHRWGHMTTNLVESMNGVFKGIRHLPVTALVKSTYFRMASLFAQRGERWDVVLRAGQLWSECCTRFIKAEGAKANTHMVTRFDRHNQNFMVRETIDHGEGLPRQEYRVLLEERWCDCGKFQTFRMSCSHVIATCAHSHLDALALLSPIYKSETLLHVYINGFAVVAKEDYWPAYEGEIVWHNDQIWRNKKGRPKSKCITTEMDELDKLERKCGLCRQVGHNKKNCPNRASGS; encoded by the exons ATGTTTTGTAATCATGAATTTTCTGGATACGACTCGATTGAGTTGTATGTTCTGCTCCAACAACCAAACGAGAGCCAGGTCGTTGATCCCATCAAAGTAGAACAAGCTGAGGTCGATGTAAATGATGAAGACGAAGAAGATCCAGAGTTAGCATTTGATGACATGGTGAACGATGATTATGAAGACGATGTTGAAGGTGTAATACCTCCAATTTCAACATACACACCACCGTCTCACATGTCGAACGTTGACATGGCCGGTGATGAACCCTCATCAGACATATTCCACAACGTCTGCATGCAGTCAGATGCaactttaaaagagaaagatagtTTTCTTTCGAAGGATGAGTGCATGCGAGCAATAAAAAAGTTCCACATGTTAAACTCTGTGGATTTTAAAGTGGACCGAACAAATGCAGAACG GAAAGCATGGTTAGCAAAAACCAAGGCGATTGAACAAGTATACGATAATTGGGAGGAATCATACAAAGAGTTACCCCGCTACTTAAATGCACTCTGCACTTATGCTCCTGATACTGTTTATGAGATGGAAACATTGCCCGCGTATGCCCCAAATGGTACTCTTGTCAGCGGAAATGGAATATTTCGTCGTCTATTCTGGGCCTTCCAACCTTGCATCAGAGGGTTTGCATTCTGCAAACCTATTATTCAAATAGATGGAACGTGGTTGTATGGAAAATACAAAGGCACCCTACTGATGGCAGTCGCACAAGACGGAAACAGCAACGTCTTCCCAATTGCATTCGCTCTAGTCGAGGGAGAGACCGGTAgaggttggagtttctttctaaaaaATCTCAGAACACACGTGGCTCCGCAAGCTGGTCTCTGTTTGATCTCTGATAGACATGCTTCTATTGTGAGTGCATACAATAACTCGGCTAATGGTTGGCATGACCCCCCTTCTACGCATGTCTTCTGCATTAGACATATTGTACAAAATTTCACGCGAGAAATTAAAGACAGGGCTCCTCGAAAATTGGTTATGAACGTAGGGTATGCATTAACTCAACCATCTTTCAAACATTACCGTAGAGAGATCAGACTGTTAAATCCAGATGCAGGTACTTGGATTGATAATATTCCAGTGGAGAAgtggactaggtcatacgacaaTGGACATCGATGGGGACACATGACAACAAATCTTGTTGAATCAATGAACGGTGTCTTCAAAGGCATACGACACCTCCCTGTAACCGCTTTGGTAAAATCAACATATTTTAGGATGGCTTCATTGTTTGCACAAAGAGGTGAAAGGTGGGACGTTGTTTTACGAGCTGGACAATTGTGGAGTGAATGTTGCACAAGATTTATCAAGGCAGAAGGTGCGAAGGCCAACACACATATGGTTACAAGGTTTGACCGACATAACCAAAATTTCATGGTCAGAGAGACAATCGACCACGGCGAAGGGCTACCAAGACAAGAGTATAGGGTTCTACTAGAAGAACGTTGGTGTGATTGCGGAAAGTTTCAGACATTTCGTATGTcttgctcccatgtcattgcAACATGTGCCCATTCTCACTTAGATGCATTAGCACTCCTGTCTCCCATTTACAAGTCTGAGACCTTGCTCCACGTATACATCAATGGCTTTGCAGTGGTAGCAAAAgaggattattggcctgcgtACGAGGGGGAAATTGTTTGGCACAACGACCAAATATGGAGAAATAAAAAGGGTCGTCCCAAAAGCAAGTGTATCACAACTGAAATGGACGAGCTCGATAAGCTAGAAAGAAAGTGTGGTTTATGTCGCCAAGTCggacacaataaaaaaaattgtcctAATCGTGCAAGTGGTTCTTAG